The proteins below are encoded in one region of Streptomyces roseirectus:
- a CDS encoding DEAD/DEAH box helicase, translated as MDEQAAEVTARLAAVFLPAPLPRAGRVAFWDPAAGPLPTGDVTELTVVRPHGAASARRRQTPALTLPVERALPVLVRARRDPAAHPATACWGAAALHALRLVARGRLLPGLTPAGDDAWRAGPLDPEDLAHLREIAAALPYEGHAVPLPGPGPLCLPDPEPLVRAFLDAVADTLPRTPAAPHTVGRPFADHRPQRLSGARDWAAEVAAGRDAGVRISLRLDLAASQVFDDGEGAARAGAAIVQVHSLADPTLVTDASALWSGAAEAAFGPRARVDAALAVRRAARVWPPLARLTERDAPDALALSEDELTDLLGRAATRLAQIGVAVHWPRDLAQDLTATAVVRSAPGSATDGTGFFEGDELLTFHWQLALGGDPLTEGEMDALAEAHRPVVRLRDQWVVVDPELVRKARKRELGLLDPVDALSVALTGSAEIDGETVEAVPVGALAALRDRLTAGLAPAEPPAGLHATLRDYQLRGLAWLELMTSLGLGGCLADDMGLGKTVTLIALHLKRARTEPTLVVCPASLLGNWQREIGKFAPGVPVRRFHGPERTLDGLDGGFVLTTYGTLRSAATTLAAQPWGMVVADEAQHVKNPHSATAKALRTIPAPARVALTGTPVENNLSELWALLDWTTPGLLGPLKAFRSRHARAVENGEDAEAVERLARLVRPFLLRRRKSDPGIVPELPPKTETDHPVPLTREQAALYEAVVRESMLAIEMSDGMARRGLVLKLLGALKQICDHPALYLKQDAGAPGRSGKLALLDELLDTVLAEDGSALVFTQYVGMARLVTAHLAARAVPVELLHGGTPVPERERMVDRFQDGATPVLVLSLKAAGTGLNLTRAGHVIHVDRWWNPAVEEQATDRAYRIGQTQPVQVHRLITEGTVEDRIAEMLAGKRALADSILGGGESALTELTDRELSDLVSLRREG; from the coding sequence ATGGACGAGCAGGCCGCGGAGGTGACCGCACGGCTGGCGGCGGTGTTCCTGCCCGCCCCCCTGCCCCGCGCGGGCCGCGTCGCCTTCTGGGACCCGGCGGCCGGCCCTTTGCCCACCGGGGACGTCACGGAGCTGACGGTCGTCAGGCCGCACGGCGCGGCCTCGGCCCGCCGCAGGCAGACCCCGGCGCTCACACTGCCCGTGGAGCGCGCCCTGCCCGTCCTGGTCCGCGCCCGCCGCGACCCCGCCGCTCACCCCGCCACCGCCTGCTGGGGCGCCGCCGCCCTGCACGCGCTCAGGCTCGTCGCCCGCGGACGCCTGCTGCCCGGCCTGACCCCGGCCGGGGACGACGCGTGGCGCGCGGGCCCCCTCGACCCCGAAGACCTCGCCCACCTCCGCGAGATCGCCGCCGCCCTGCCCTACGAGGGCCACGCCGTGCCCCTGCCAGGACCGGGCCCCCTGTGCCTGCCCGACCCCGAGCCACTGGTCCGCGCCTTCCTCGACGCCGTCGCCGACACCCTGCCCCGCACCCCGGCCGCACCCCACACCGTCGGCCGCCCCTTCGCCGACCACCGCCCCCAGCGCCTGTCCGGCGCCCGCGACTGGGCCGCCGAGGTCGCCGCCGGACGCGACGCGGGCGTACGGATCTCCCTGCGCCTCGACCTCGCCGCGTCCCAGGTGTTCGACGACGGCGAGGGCGCCGCCCGCGCGGGAGCCGCGATCGTCCAGGTGCACAGCCTCGCCGACCCGACGCTCGTGACCGACGCGTCGGCCCTGTGGTCCGGCGCCGCCGAAGCCGCGTTCGGCCCCCGCGCACGCGTGGACGCCGCCCTCGCCGTACGGCGCGCCGCACGCGTGTGGCCCCCGCTGGCCCGCCTCACCGAGCGCGACGCGCCCGACGCGCTGGCCCTCTCCGAGGACGAGCTGACCGACCTCCTCGGCCGCGCGGCGACCCGGCTCGCCCAGATCGGCGTCGCCGTCCACTGGCCCCGCGACCTCGCCCAGGACCTCACCGCCACCGCCGTCGTCCGCTCCGCCCCCGGCTCGGCCACCGACGGCACCGGCTTCTTCGAGGGCGACGAACTCCTCACGTTCCACTGGCAGTTGGCGCTCGGCGGCGACCCCCTCACCGAGGGCGAGATGGACGCCCTCGCCGAGGCCCACCGCCCCGTCGTACGGCTGCGCGACCAGTGGGTCGTCGTCGACCCGGAACTCGTCCGCAAGGCCCGCAAACGCGAACTCGGCCTGCTCGACCCCGTCGACGCCCTGTCCGTCGCCCTCACCGGCAGCGCGGAGATCGACGGGGAGACCGTCGAGGCCGTCCCCGTCGGCGCGCTCGCCGCGCTGCGCGACCGCCTCACCGCCGGCCTCGCACCCGCCGAACCGCCCGCCGGGCTGCACGCCACCCTGCGCGACTACCAGCTCCGCGGCCTCGCCTGGCTGGAGCTGATGACCTCCCTCGGCCTCGGCGGCTGCCTCGCCGACGACATGGGCCTCGGCAAGACCGTCACCCTCATCGCCCTGCACCTCAAGCGCGCCCGCACCGAACCCACCCTCGTCGTCTGCCCCGCCTCCCTCCTCGGCAACTGGCAGCGCGAGATCGGCAAGTTCGCCCCCGGCGTCCCCGTCCGCCGCTTCCACGGACCCGAACGCACCCTGGACGGCCTGGACGGCGGCTTCGTCCTCACGACCTACGGCACCCTGCGCTCCGCCGCCACCACCCTCGCCGCACAGCCCTGGGGCATGGTCGTCGCCGACGAGGCACAGCACGTCAAGAACCCCCACTCCGCGACCGCCAAGGCCCTGCGGACCATCCCGGCGCCCGCGCGCGTGGCGCTCACCGGCACCCCCGTCGAGAACAACCTCTCCGAACTGTGGGCCCTCCTCGACTGGACCACCCCCGGACTCCTCGGCCCCCTCAAGGCGTTCCGCTCCCGGCACGCGCGCGCGGTGGAGAACGGCGAGGACGCCGAGGCCGTCGAACGACTCGCCCGGCTCGTGCGGCCCTTCCTGCTGCGCCGCCGCAAGTCCGACCCCGGGATCGTCCCCGAACTCCCGCCCAAGACCGAGACCGACCACCCCGTGCCCCTCACCCGCGAACAGGCCGCGCTGTACGAGGCCGTCGTGCGCGAGTCGATGCTCGCCATCGAGATGTCGGACGGCATGGCCCGCCGGGGCCTCGTCCTCAAACTCCTCGGCGCGCTCAAGCAGATCTGCGACCACCCCGCGCTCTACCTCAAGCAGGACGCCGGCGCCCCCGGCCGCTCCGGCAAACTCGCCCTCCTGGACGAGCTGTTGGACACGGTCCTCGCCGAGGACGGCTCCGCCCTCGTCTTCACCCAGTACGTCGGCATGGCCCGCCTGGTCACCGCGCACCTCGCCGCCCGCGCGGTGCCCGTCGAACTCCTCCACGGCGGCACGCCCGTCCCCGAGCGCGAGCGCATGGTCGACCGGTTCCAGGACGGCGCCACGCCTGTGCTCGTGCTGTCGTTGAAGGCCGCCGGCACCGGACTCAACCTCACGCGCGCGGGGCACGTCATCCACGTCGACCGCTGGTGGAACCCCGCCGTCGAGGAACAGGCCACCGACCGCGCCTACCGCATCGGACAGACCCAGCCCGTCCAGGTCCACCGCCTCATCACCGAAGGCACCGTCGAGGACCGCATCGCCGAGATGCTGGCCGGCAAGCGGGCCCTCGCGGACTCGATCCTCGGCGGCGGGGAGTCGGCCCTGACGGAACTCACCGACCGCGAGCTGTCCGACCTGGTGTCGCTGCGGAGGGAGGGGTGA
- a CDS encoding sugar kinase yields the protein MTAALPRQAAPPDEPARPAETRAHVIRRRALTLLIIVLLIGVPAGYLVISAAQSRDSGKDKEAKYSATGLTTGWPSKVQRRLYGVPVPHPSVNVAYYETNNWRTSRLYVQFQTTTAGLDEFLADLGLSRTDLVKDEIAVNTRDQGITGWDFTGPGARPGDYYGLVKEQKNPKPTLDVVVNTWNTANPIVYVVSRTSP from the coding sequence GTGACCGCGGCGCTGCCCCGGCAGGCGGCGCCCCCGGACGAACCGGCGCGCCCCGCGGAGACGCGCGCGCACGTGATCCGCCGCCGGGCGCTCACCCTCCTGATCATCGTGCTGCTGATCGGCGTCCCGGCCGGCTACCTGGTGATCTCCGCCGCGCAGAGCCGCGACAGTGGCAAGGACAAGGAGGCGAAGTACTCGGCGACCGGCCTCACCACGGGCTGGCCGTCCAAGGTGCAGCGCCGCCTCTACGGGGTGCCCGTGCCGCACCCCTCGGTCAACGTCGCCTACTACGAGACCAACAACTGGCGCACCAGCCGCCTCTACGTCCAGTTCCAGACGACGACCGCCGGACTGGACGAATTCCTCGCCGACCTCGGGCTCTCCCGCACCGACCTGGTCAAGGACGAGATCGCCGTCAACACCCGCGACCAGGGCATCACCGGCTGGGACTTCACCGGCCCCGGCGCCCGGCCCGGCGACTACTACGGCCTGGTCAAGGAGCAGAAGAACCCGAAGCCGACCCTCGACGTCGTCGTGAACACCTGGAACACCGCCAACCCGATCGTGTACGTGGTCTCCCGCACCAGCCCCTGA
- a CDS encoding ROK family glucokinase has product MSTYGNFTAPIGSRRAPVLRTVGTRERRSHLTAPRVPTVGIDIGGTKVMAGVVDADGNILEKVRTETPDKSKSPKVVEDTIVELVLDLSDRHDVHAVGIGAAGWVDADRNRVLFAPHLSWRNEPLRDRLSGRLSVPVLVDNDANTAAWAEWRFGAGRGEDHLVMITLGTGIGGAILEDGQVKRGKYGVAGEFGHMQVVPGGHRCPCGNRGCWEQYSSGNALVREAKELAAADSPVAYGIIEHVKGQIGDITGPMITELAREGDAMCVELLQDIGQWLGVGIANLAAALDPSCFVIGGGVSAADDLLIAPARDAFKRQLTGRGYRPEARIVRAQLGPEAGMVGAADLARLVARRFRRAKRRRVERYERYERFAETRRTQDTA; this is encoded by the coding sequence ATGAGCACCTACGGCAACTTCACCGCCCCCATCGGCTCCCGCCGCGCCCCGGTCCTGCGCACCGTCGGCACCCGCGAGCGCCGCTCCCACCTGACGGCCCCGCGCGTGCCGACGGTCGGCATCGACATCGGCGGCACCAAGGTGATGGCGGGCGTGGTCGACGCCGACGGGAACATCCTGGAGAAGGTCCGCACGGAGACCCCGGACAAGTCGAAGAGCCCGAAGGTCGTCGAGGACACGATCGTCGAACTGGTCCTGGACCTCTCGGACCGCCACGACGTGCACGCGGTCGGCATCGGCGCGGCCGGCTGGGTGGACGCGGACCGCAACCGCGTCCTGTTCGCCCCGCACCTGTCGTGGCGCAACGAACCCCTGCGCGACCGCCTCTCGGGCCGCCTGTCGGTGCCGGTCCTGGTGGACAACGACGCCAACACAGCCGCCTGGGCGGAGTGGCGCTTCGGCGCCGGCCGCGGCGAGGACCACCTGGTCATGATCACCCTGGGCACCGGCATCGGCGGCGCGATCCTGGAGGACGGCCAGGTCAAGCGCGGCAAGTACGGCGTGGCCGGCGAGTTCGGGCACATGCAGGTCGTCCCCGGCGGACACCGCTGCCCGTGCGGCAACCGGGGCTGCTGGGAGCAGTACAGCTCGGGCAACGCGCTCGTGCGCGAGGCCAAGGAACTCGCGGCGGCGGACTCGCCGGTCGCCTACGGGATCATCGAGCACGTCAAGGGCCAGATCGGCGACATCACCGGCCCGATGATCACCGAGCTGGCGCGCGAGGGCGACGCGATGTGCGTCGAACTGCTCCAGGACATCGGCCAGTGGCTCGGCGTCGGCATCGCCAACCTGGCCGCCGCCCTCGACCCGTCCTGCTTCGTGATCGGCGGCGGTGTCTCGGCCGCCGACGACCTGCTCATCGCGCCCGCGCGCGACGCGTTCAAACGCCAGCTCACCGGCCGCGGCTACCGCCCCGAGGCCCGCATCGTGCGCGCGCAGCTCGGCCCCGAGGCGGGCATGGTGGGCGCCGCCGACCTGGCCCGCCTGGTGGCCCGCCGGTTCCGCCGCGCCAAGCGGCGCCGCGTCGAGCGGTACGAGCGCTACGAGCGGTTCGCCGAGACCCGCCGCACGCAGGACACCGCGTGA
- a CDS encoding ATP-binding cassette domain-containing protein produces MTLVELTDVSKHYGNIRALEGVSLAVNAGEITCVLGDNGAGKSTLIKIIAGLHQHDGGTLNIDGESTHLTSPRDALDRGIATVYQDLAVVGLMPVWRNFFLGSEPRIGKGPFKRLDVDFMRRTTHTELLRMGIDLRDVDQPIGTLSGGERQCVAIARAVYFGAKVLVLDEPTAALGVKQSGVVLKYVAAARDEGLGVVFITHNPHHAYMVGDRFVLLKRGVMAGNYARDEVTLDELTSQMAGGSELDALRHELQRG; encoded by the coding sequence GTGACCCTCGTCGAACTGACCGACGTCAGCAAGCACTACGGCAACATCCGTGCCCTGGAAGGCGTGTCCCTCGCCGTCAACGCCGGCGAGATCACCTGCGTCCTCGGTGACAACGGCGCCGGCAAGTCAACATTGATCAAGATCATTGCCGGACTGCACCAACACGACGGCGGCACGCTCAACATTGACGGTGAATCAACCCACCTGACCTCCCCGCGCGACGCCCTGGACCGCGGCATCGCCACCGTCTACCAGGACCTCGCCGTCGTCGGCCTCATGCCGGTCTGGCGCAACTTCTTCCTAGGCTCCGAACCCCGCATCGGCAAAGGCCCCTTCAAACGCCTCGACGTCGACTTCATGCGCCGCACGACCCACACGGAACTGCTCCGCATGGGCATTGATCTGCGCGACGTCGATCAACCCATCGGCACTCTGTCCGGAGGCGAGCGCCAGTGCGTGGCGATCGCGAGGGCGGTCTACTTCGGCGCGAAGGTCCTGGTCCTGGACGAACCGACGGCAGCACTGGGCGTGAAGCAGTCGGGCGTGGTCCTGAAGTACGTGGCGGCAGCGCGGGACGAGGGCCTGGGCGTGGTCTTCATCACCCACAACCCGCACCACGCGTACATGGTGGGCGACAGGTTCGTGCTGCTGAAGCGGGGGGTGATGGCAGGCAACTACGCACGGGACGAGGTCACCCTGGACGAGTTGACCAGCCAAATGGCAGGTGGATCGGAGCTGGACGCACTACGCCACGAGCTGCAACGGGGTTAG